The genomic window ATCAAGGCCGTAGGCCACAGGGTGGTGCACGGAGGAGAGAAGTTCGCCCAGTCGGTGGTCATCACCGACGAAGTGATCGAGGTCTTCAAGAGCATCGCCCACCTCGCTCCACTCCACAACCCGGCCAACATCCAGGGGATCGAGGCCGCCCGCCAGCTCCTGCCCGACGTGCCGCACTGCGCCATCATGGACACCGCCTGGCACCAGACCATGCCCGACCACTCCTACCTCTACGCCCTCCCCTACGAGTGGTACGAGAAGTACGGGGTACGGCGCTACGGGTTCCACGGCACCTCGTTCCTCTACACCTCACGGAGGGCGGCGGTGCTCCTCGGCAAGAAGCCCTCCGAGACCAACCTCATCATCGCCCACATCGGGAACGGGGCGAGCATCAATGCGGTGAAGAACGGGTGCTCCTACGACACCTCGATGGGCCTCACCCCGCTCGAAGGACTCGTGATGGGCACCCGCTGCGGCGACATAGACCCCGCCATTCCCTTCTACATCATGCAGCAGACCGGGCTCTCCCCCAAGGAAGTGGAGTCCATCCTCAACAAGAAGAGCGGCGTCCTCGGGATCACCGGGAAGTGGGTCGACCGCAGGGACGTGGAGATCGCGGCGGAACAGGGGGACAAGCGCGCGATCCTCTGCCAGACCATCGAGGGGTACCGGATCAAGAAGTACATCGGGGCCTACATGGCAGCCCTCGGCCGGGTGGACGCCATCGTCTTCACCGCAGGCGTGGGTGAGAAGGGGCCCATCATACGACAGATCGCCCTCGAAGGCCTCGAGGCCCTGGGGGTGAAGCTCGACCCGGAGCGCAACCGCGTCTCCATGACCCGTAACGCCGAGACCATCATCTCGACCGATGATTCGCCGGTGAAGGTCTTTGTCATCCCCACCGACGAGGAGATGGTGATGACCGAGGACACCTACGCCCTCATGAACGGCACATACGATATCCACACCCGGTTCACCTACACCTTCGAGAGCCCCTCCTACAGGAACGTGGAACGGCTCGAAAAGCTTCCCCGCGACATGGAGAAGTGGCCGGGTCTCGAGAAGATCATCCTCAACCCGTGAAGCGGGAGATCGGACACGCGAGGAACGGGGAGCCCTACAGCTCCCCGTTCCTCTTTCATCGACCGACTAGAGGATGAGGGTGGCCTTGCCCACCTTCTGGTAAGCCTCTTCCCCGGCGAAGGCGCGCACCAGCTCGAGCCCGAACAGGCCTGCGGTCCCCACGCCCCTGCTCGTGATGAGGTTGCCGTCTTTCACCACAGGAGAGGGCTCCCACGTACCGCCCTCCACCTCCTTCTCCATTCCGGGATAGCAGGTGAAGCGCCTTCCTTCGAGGAGCCCCGCCTTGCCCAGCACCACCGCGGGAGCGGCACAGATCGCCCCGATGGTCTTTCCCGCCTTCATGCAGTGGGAGAGCCAGGCCCGCACCGCGTCCGAGGCGGCGAGGTTGCTCGAGCCCGGCATACCCCCCGGCAGCACCATGCCGTCGAAGTCCTCGGGCGAAAGATCCGAGAGGAGAGCGTCGGTGACGATGCGCACGCCGCGCGAACCGGTCACCTCCTTGCCGGTGACGCCGGCCACCACCACTTCCACGCCGGCGCGCCTCAGCAGGTCGATGGGGGTCACGGCCTCCACATCCTCGAATCCATCGGCGAGACATACTGCGACTCGTGCCATACAAGCCTCCTTGAGAGCGTGTTCTCTATCCAAGGGTACTCCGAAACGGGGTGATCGGCTACCTCATACCACCTGCACCGGATCCACGTCCACCTCGAGGTGCACGCCCGAGGAAGGCCTGAAGAGGGGGAGGGTGCGGGCGAGGAGGCCGTGCATGGGGGCGAGTGAGGACGAGCGGAGGAAGAGGTGGTACCGATAGTTGCCGGCGATCCTCTCCATGGGGCAGGGGGCGGGGCCCAGGAGCTCGACACCCTCGGGCAGGTCGGCCGAAAGGAGGGAGGCGAATCCCCCGGCGTCCCTCTCCACCTTGCGCTCGTCCCTTCCCCGGAAGACAAGGCGGACGAGTCTCGAGAAGGGAGGGAAGAGTGTCTCCTTTCGCACCTCGAGTTCCTCCTCGTAGAAGCGACGGAGATCGTGCTCCCGGGCACACACGATGCCAGGATGATCGGGCAGATACGTCTGGATGACGACCCGACCACCCGGCATGAACCTGCCCGCACGGCCCGCGACCTGAACGAGGAGGGAGAAGACCCGTTCGGCGGCCCGGAAGTCGGGCATGTGCAACCCGGTATCGGCCAACACCACCCCCACGAGCCCGAGGCGGGGAAAGTTGAAGCCCTTGGCGATCATCTGCGTCCCGAGGAGTACGTCCACCTGGCCGGATTCCATCTCCTCGAGTACGCGCTCGAGTACGCCTTTCTTCCGGGCCGTGTCCGTGTCGAGTCGGGCGATGCGGTAGAAGGGAAAGGTTTCCCTGAGTTGCTTCTCCACCTGCTCGGTGCCCGGCCCGCTGTAGCGTACGTCCACGCTCCCGCACGAGGGACACACGTCGATGGGTCTGGTCCGGTAGCCGCAGTAGTGGCAGACCATCACCTCTTCGGCCCTGTGGTACGTGAGGGGGAGCGAGCAATGGCGGCAGGTCATCTCGAACCCGCAGGCCCTGCATCCCACGTAGTGGGCGAATCCCCGCCTGTTGAGGAAGAGGATGGTCTGCTTTCCCTCTTTCTTGGTACGCTCGATCTCCCTGAGGAGGGGTTTGGAGAGCGGGCCGGGATGGTCCTTGAGGGAGACGATCTCTATACGGGGGGGCTCTCCCCCCGCCACACGCTCGGGAAGGTGGAAGAAGGGAAGCCGCCCTGTATGCATGAGATGGTAGGCTTCGAGCGAGGGGGTGGCGCTCCCCATGAGGAGGAGGGCGCCCTCGGTGCGGGCGCGGTGCATGGCCACCTGGCGGGCGTGGTACCGGGGGGTGGCACCCGACTTGTAGCTCGACTCGTGCTCCTCGTCGAGCACGATGAGCCCGAGGTCGCCGATGGGTGCGAAGACCGCGCTCCTGGCACCTATGACGAAGCGCACCTCGCCACGGACGATCCTCCGCCACTCGGCGAGCCGTTGTGAGGCGGTGAGGCGAGAATGGAGCACCGCCACGTCCTGGCCGAACCGGGCGCGGATGGTCTCCACCACCTGGCGGGTGAGGGCGATCTCGGGCACCAGGTAGAGCACCCCCTTCCCTCGCTCGAGCATATGCTCGGCGACCGTGAGGTATACCTCGGTCTTGCCCGATCCGGTGACGCCCCAGAGGTAGAACATGGGGTGGGTGCAGGAGAGCACGGCCTCCACTGCCTCCCGTTGGGCCGGAGAGAGCCGGTGCCGCCGGTACGCCGCAGGTTCATCATACGGCACGGGCGCCTCGCGTTGCACCCTCCCGCCGGGGATCATGGCCGAGAGGGCCTCCCCCAGTCCGCATAGGTAGTAGGAACTCACCCATTGCGCAAGAGAGAGGACACGCCCGTCGAACAGGGGTTCTTCATCGAGCACCTTCTCCACGGGCTTGAGGTCCTCGGGTGCCACACCGGAAGGAGGATTCCCCCTCACCCCTACCACGTACCCGGTGAGCACCCGCCCCCTCACGGGCGCCCGTACCCGCACGCCCACGGGGACCTCTCCCTCCACCCGGTACGTGAGGGGTTCACGGAGGGGAAGATTGAAGGCCACGTCCACCCACATACCCTCACCTCGAGGCATCGTGCACGCCCGCCCCCTCCCCGCGCAGGACGGAAGAGAGGAGCTTGAGGTCCTCCCAGACAGGCCTCCTCAGCGACGGATCCCTGAGGACCGCGCTCGGATGGTAGGTGGGCACCAGGGGAATGTCCCGGTACCGGTAGACCCTCCCCCGGAGGCGGGAGATGCCCTCCTGTGTACCGAGCAGAGTGGAGGCGGCGAACCTCCCCACCGTGAGGATGGCCCGCGGTCTCACGAGCGCGATCTGTGCTTCGAGGAAGGGGAGACAGGCCGAGATCTCGTCGGGACGGGGATCGCGGTTCCCCGGCGGCCTGCATTTCACCACATTCGTGATGAAGACATCCCGGCCTCGCTGCAGCCCTATGGCCGCGAGCCACTTGTCCAGGTACTGCCCGGCCCTCCCCACGAACGGCTCGCCCTTCACGTCTTCGTCCGCGCCGGGGGCCTCTCCCACCACCATCACCGGGAGGCCCACCCTCCCTATCCCCGGCACCGCATGCCGCCGGGTCCGGGCGAGGTCACACCGGTTACAGGCGCGCACCTGCTCGTGGAGGGCCCCGAGCGTGCGTGCCGGATCGTCTCCGCCGGTGGGTTTCCTCTCACTCCTCTCTCCTGATCCTGCCACGAGGGGAGGGGCTCCCGCCGGGACGGTGGGGGGGGCGGGGTGTGGGCGCTCCCATCCCCCATGGACGAGGTCTTCCACCAGGAACGAAAGCTCCCACAACTCCTTGTAGAGATCCTGCTCACTCATACTGCACCTCATGGAGGAAGAGCCCCCACGCCGGGGCGCTGTCCGAGGCCGCCGATCTGTCCCTCGCCTCCAGGATCTTCCGCATCATCTCGGGGTCGGCCTTCTGTTTTTCGAGGTCGAGCATGGTACCCACCAGGGCCCGTACCATCCGCCAGAGGAAGGCGTTCCCCACGATACGGAACACCAGCTGAGACCCCTCGGGGAACCACGAAGCGGTGTGGATGAGGCGCACCTTGGACGGGCTCGGATCCGACGGGCTGCAGAAGCTGGAGAAATCGTGCTCGCCCACAATGCAGGAGGCATACGCATTGAGGAGACGGACGTCCGGCAGGCGGTTCACCCACAGGCTGTAGCGCCTGAGGTGGGGATACGGCGAGGGCGAAGGAAAGACGTAGTAGCGGTACTCCCGACGCACCGCGCTGTAACGGGCGTGGAAGTCGGGAGGCACCTCCTCGGCCTGGAGGGCCTTCACATCGCGGGGCAGGAAGGAGTTGAGCGCAAGGGCGAACTTTTCCACCGGGAGGGAATCGATGTCGGTGATGAAGTTGATACACTGCCCCACGGCATGTACCCCCGAATCAGTGCGGCCCGCCGCATGGACGTGCACCGGGTGCTTGTGCATCCTCGCCAAGGCATCCTCCACCACCCCTTGGACACTCCGGCCATTCGGCTGCCGCTGCCACCCCACGAAGTCCGTCCCATCGTAGGCGAGCACCACCTTGATGTTACGCTGACCCATCTACCGGCTCCCCTCCATCGGCCCCCAGGGACTCGAGCTCCTTCCGGATGAGGTCGTAGACGTCTCTTGCATTGTCGAGGAGCACCTGGGGCTTGTGCCTGGATGCCCTGCCCATGCCGAAGATGCGCGCGATGATCTGCTTGGCCCGCATGAGCGAGGCGATCCGCTTTTCCCTGTTCGATCGTGGACCATACCGATAATCGAGGAGTCCTGCAAGATAGAGGACGCCGTCGTAGCCGTAGTTCTTGTCGAGGTCGGGTCCCTGGTACTTGAGGCGGGAGAGCACCTCCTCACCTTTCTGCTCCCTCTCCACCGCCAGGATGTAGAGAAAGCGTGCCTTCCGGTAGAGGTGACGCACGAGGAGGCCCCAGCCCTCATCCGGGAACTGGGCCTGGAGGTCGGAGGCGAGCCAGGCCCCGCGGAGGGCCGAGAGTCCCATCTTGAAGGTGGGAGCCGTGTCGGCCGGAAAGTGTTCGTAGCAGAGCATGGCCAGCACGTAACTCGCCACCCCTTCGTAGAGGCGCCGCGGGGCCGAGAAGGAGAGGTCGGGAAAGATCGAGAGGAGGAGCTCACGGCGCGCGTCGGTGGAGGCCTCGAGGGGAAGGAGGGCCTCGGCGGGGATCTCGAGGAAGTCCTCGGGATAGGCAGCGTAGAAGCATGAGGGACACACCGTCACAGGATACACGAGCGGGTAGACCGCCCCATACTTCTTCGAGGGCTCGTAGAGCCTTCGAAGCTCCAGCGTGAGGCGGCCCGCGATGAGACGCCCCCGCCCCGAGAGCAGGTCTTCCCTGAAGAACTCGGTCCTGCACACGGGACACTCCAACGGCCGCTTGGAAAAGTAGGTGAGCTTGAGACCCTTATCAGGGCTGGATTCCTGCGTCATACATCCCCCTCTATGACCACCACGGCGATCGCCGCGTCTTTCTCATGGGTGAGCGAGAGGTGCGCACGGGCCCCCCCACGCCGTGCGAAGAGGTCGCGGGCCCTTCCGTGGAGCACGAGATAGGGTCGGCCGTGGGGATCGTTCTCCACCTGCACCTCGTTCAGCGAGAACCCGCGCAGCCCCGTCCCCAGGGCCTTTGCAAAGGCCTCCTTGGCCGCGAACCGTGCGGCGAGCGATCCGGCGACCCCTCCCCCCTTCCGTCGTATGCTCTCTATCTCGAGAGGGTGGAAGTAGCGGGCCACCAGTCCGGGGTTCTCCCACCAGTGTGCGATCCGGTCGATCCTCACCACATCGATGCCCACTCCCAGGATCATTCCCCCTCCTCCGAGACGACTCCGGTAGCCGGGGACTCCCGAAACCTCACCCGTACACCCACCTGGCGAGGTGAGAAGTCGAGCACCACCACCTCCTGGGGAACGATCGGCCGCACCTCCAGCACATACTCACCCGGTTCCTCCACCTCTGCACAGTCCACCACCAGGTGCACATCCTGCGGGGCGAGCCCCTCCATGGTCGAATACGGCCCCTGGATGGTGACCGACCCCTCCTCGGGAAGGCCTTCCATCTCGAGAGAAGGCGACAGGTCCACCGCCACCAGGGGGACCTTCTCAAAGGTCTGATGGATGATCCGTTCCCTCACGAGGACACGCACCTCCACCACATCCCCTCCCGGGATCCTCACGGAAGGAGCGGGCCTCACCAGCCGCACGGTGAGGCTCGCATCCTCGGTCCTGCTGGAGAGGTCGATACGCTCCGTGCGTATCTGCGTCACCCCCTCGATCACGTCCCTGGGACCTTCCACCTCGACCGACGAGGGGATCACGAGCATCTGGACCACCTCGTACCCGGGCGGCGGGGAACCCGCCACATCGGGTATCACCTGGAGCGACTTGGAGAGCTTCTCCACCAGTTCCACCGTGATCTGCGAGGGTTCTATGGAAAACTCGGCTTCCACACCCAGGGCGGATTCCCCCCGATCGAGATGGATCGGGACGGTGTAACGACCCGGCACCGTGTGGGAAGAGAGGTCCACGTACACGGACAGGTCCTCGGGGAGGAGGGCGTAGATATCCTCCTCCCTGCCCCGTATCCCCACCCGTACCTTCTCCGGAAGGGGACTCGCAGGGATGAGCGTCTCCGGGAGGCGGGCGCTCAAGGAGATCATCACATAGCGTTCCTCGAAGGCCGAGTACCTCTGGGCATAGAAGAGGAGGACGGCGAAGACGAGAGAGACGATTTTCGCGGGGAGGTGGTGGAACACGTTCCTCTTCGTCCTCATACCCCTTCCCCCTGTTCGATGCGGGTCCTCTCCCTCGGGAGTCCGAGCAACCCGGCGAGGACGGCCCTGAGCTCCTCGGGCGAGAGGTCGTAGAGGAGCTTGGATTCGTAGGCGAGCGAGAGGGCACCTGTCTCCTCCGAGACCACCAGGACCACCGCGTCCGACTGTTCGGCGAGTCCAAGAGCAGCCCGGTGACGGGCGCCGAAGGCCCGCCGTGCCTGGGGTTGCTCGGAGAGCGGGAGGAAACAGGCAGCCGCGACCACCCGCCCCTTCTCTATCACCACCGCACCATCGTGGAGCGGGGTGTCATGACCGAATATGGTGATGAGGAGCGAGGATGAGAGCTCGGCGTCCAGCCGGATTCCCGTCTCTATCGCGTTCCGCAGACTCATGCTCCGGGAGAGCACGATGAGCGCCCCCCGCCGCGCCGCAGAAAGGACCTCCATGGCATTGAGCACCGCGTCGATGTCGAGGGAATACCTCCTCGCCCCGAGGCCGAAGACCTGTCCCTGGCCGAGCCGGGTGAAGATGCGCCTGAGCTCCGGCTGAAAGATCACGAACACGCCGAGCACCAGGCCCGGTGCGAGGAACGAGAGGATCCACCGGAGGGTCGAGAGCCCCAGGACGAAGGCGAGGAGGTAGAGCCCTCCGAGGAAGAGAAGCCCCCTCAGGACCGGGAGGGCGTTGGTCACGAGGAGCAGCTCGTACGTCTTGTAGATGAGGAATGCGAGTATCCCTATATCGAGGAGGGGGAGGAACACCGTGTCCCAGAGGGTCTTGAGCGTCTCTATCATGACTCCGCCGCAGGCCCGGAGGGGAGCGTCGCTCCTTCCACGGCCTCCTTCATGAGGATGAGATCCCTCGTGGCCTTGACATCGTGCACCCTGAGGATGGCCGCTCCTTTGAGGGCGGCGTGGTAGTGGCACGCGAGGGTACCGGAGAGTCTTTCCTCCACCTCTCTCCCCAGGGTGAGTCCGATGAAGGACTTGCGGGAGACTCCCACGAGCACAGGATACCCGGTGGAGACGAATACATCCAGGTGCTTCAAGAGCAGGAGGTTGTCTTCCCTTCGTTTCCCGAACCCGAATCCCGGGTCGATGATGATCTGGTCGCGGTGCACCCCTGCCTCGAGGGCGTGTTCCACAAACGAGAGGAGCTCCCTCCGCACCTCCTCCACCGGATCGTCGTAGTGAGGATCGATCTGCATCGTGCGGGGTGTTCCGCGCA from Spirochaeta thermophila DSM 6192 includes these protein-coding regions:
- a CDS encoding acetate kinase, giving the protein MVIMTLNCGSSSVKYQIYDWDKKRRLASGIVERVTQKGSVIVHEAAGKPEYKKEQDCPTHREAIQLIIEAVLHPEYGAISDLSEIKAVGHRVVHGGEKFAQSVVITDEVIEVFKSIAHLAPLHNPANIQGIEAARQLLPDVPHCAIMDTAWHQTMPDHSYLYALPYEWYEKYGVRRYGFHGTSFLYTSRRAAVLLGKKPSETNLIIAHIGNGASINAVKNGCSYDTSMGLTPLEGLVMGTRCGDIDPAIPFYIMQQTGLSPKEVESILNKKSGVLGITGKWVDRRDVEIAAEQGDKRAILCQTIEGYRIKKYIGAYMAALGRVDAIVFTAGVGEKGPIIRQIALEGLEALGVKLDPERNRVSMTRNAETIISTDDSPVKVFVIPTDEEMVMTEDTYALMNGTYDIHTRFTYTFESPSYRNVERLEKLPRDMEKWPGLEKIILNP
- a CDS encoding DJ-1 family glyoxalase III, translating into MARVAVCLADGFEDVEAVTPIDLLRRAGVEVVVAGVTGKEVTGSRGVRIVTDALLSDLSPEDFDGMVLPGGMPGSSNLAASDAVRAWLSHCMKAGKTIGAICAAPAVVLGKAGLLEGRRFTCYPGMEKEVEGGTWEPSPVVKDGNLITSRGVGTAGLFGLELVRAFAGEEAYQKVGKATLIL
- the priA gene encoding replication restart helicase PriA — translated: MWVDVAFNLPLREPLTYRVEGEVPVGVRVRAPVRGRVLTGYVVGVRGNPPSGVAPEDLKPVEKVLDEEPLFDGRVLSLAQWVSSYYLCGLGEALSAMIPGGRVQREAPVPYDEPAAYRRHRLSPAQREAVEAVLSCTHPMFYLWGVTGSGKTEVYLTVAEHMLERGKGVLYLVPEIALTRQVVETIRARFGQDVAVLHSRLTASQRLAEWRRIVRGEVRFVIGARSAVFAPIGDLGLIVLDEEHESSYKSGATPRYHARQVAMHRARTEGALLLMGSATPSLEAYHLMHTGRLPFFHLPERVAGGEPPRIEIVSLKDHPGPLSKPLLREIERTKKEGKQTILFLNRRGFAHYVGCRACGFEMTCRHCSLPLTYHRAEEVMVCHYCGYRTRPIDVCPSCGSVDVRYSGPGTEQVEKQLRETFPFYRIARLDTDTARKKGVLERVLEEMESGQVDVLLGTQMIAKGFNFPRLGLVGVVLADTGLHMPDFRAAERVFSLLVQVAGRAGRFMPGGRVVIQTYLPDHPGIVCAREHDLRRFYEEELEVRKETLFPPFSRLVRLVFRGRDERKVERDAGGFASLLSADLPEGVELLGPAPCPMERIAGNYRYHLFLRSSSLAPMHGLLARTLPLFRPSSGVHLEVDVDPVQVV
- a CDS encoding uracil-DNA glycosylase, encoding MSEQDLYKELWELSFLVEDLVHGGWERPHPAPPTVPAGAPPLVAGSGERSERKPTGGDDPARTLGALHEQVRACNRCDLARTRRHAVPGIGRVGLPVMVVGEAPGADEDVKGEPFVGRAGQYLDKWLAAIGLQRGRDVFITNVVKCRPPGNRDPRPDEISACLPFLEAQIALVRPRAILTVGRFAASTLLGTQEGISRLRGRVYRYRDIPLVPTYHPSAVLRDPSLRRPVWEDLKLLSSVLRGEGAGVHDASR
- the truA gene encoding tRNA pseudouridine(38-40) synthase TruA; amino-acid sequence: MGQRNIKVVLAYDGTDFVGWQRQPNGRSVQGVVEDALARMHKHPVHVHAAGRTDSGVHAVGQCINFITDIDSLPVEKFALALNSFLPRDVKALQAEEVPPDFHARYSAVRREYRYYVFPSPSPYPHLRRYSLWVNRLPDVRLLNAYASCIVGEHDFSSFCSPSDPSPSKVRLIHTASWFPEGSQLVFRIVGNAFLWRMVRALVGTMLDLEKQKADPEMMRKILEARDRSAASDSAPAWGLFLHEVQYE
- a CDS encoding DUF2225 domain-containing protein, which produces MTQESSPDKGLKLTYFSKRPLECPVCRTEFFREDLLSGRGRLIAGRLTLELRRLYEPSKKYGAVYPLVYPVTVCPSCFYAAYPEDFLEIPAEALLPLEASTDARRELLLSIFPDLSFSAPRRLYEGVASYVLAMLCYEHFPADTAPTFKMGLSALRGAWLASDLQAQFPDEGWGLLVRHLYRKARFLYILAVEREQKGEEVLSRLKYQGPDLDKNYGYDGVLYLAGLLDYRYGPRSNREKRIASLMRAKQIIARIFGMGRASRHKPQVLLDNARDVYDLIRKELESLGADGGEPVDGSA
- a CDS encoding holo-ACP synthase, giving the protein MILGVGIDVVRIDRIAHWWENPGLVARYFHPLEIESIRRKGGGVAGSLAARFAAKEAFAKALGTGLRGFSLNEVQVENDPHGRPYLVLHGRARDLFARRGGARAHLSLTHEKDAAIAVVVIEGDV
- a CDS encoding YbbR-like domain-containing protein, translating into MRTKRNVFHHLPAKIVSLVFAVLLFYAQRYSAFEERYVMISLSARLPETLIPASPLPEKVRVGIRGREEDIYALLPEDLSVYVDLSSHTVPGRYTVPIHLDRGESALGVEAEFSIEPSQITVELVEKLSKSLQVIPDVAGSPPPGYEVVQMLVIPSSVEVEGPRDVIEGVTQIRTERIDLSSRTEDASLTVRLVRPAPSVRIPGGDVVEVRVLVRERIIHQTFEKVPLVAVDLSPSLEMEGLPEEGSVTIQGPYSTMEGLAPQDVHLVVDCAEVEEPGEYVLEVRPIVPQEVVVLDFSPRQVGVRVRFRESPATGVVSEEGE
- the cdaA gene encoding diadenylate cyclase CdaA, producing MIETLKTLWDTVFLPLLDIGILAFLIYKTYELLLVTNALPVLRGLLFLGGLYLLAFVLGLSTLRWILSFLAPGLVLGVFVIFQPELRRIFTRLGQGQVFGLGARRYSLDIDAVLNAMEVLSAARRGALIVLSRSMSLRNAIETGIRLDAELSSSLLITIFGHDTPLHDGAVVIEKGRVVAAACFLPLSEQPQARRAFGARHRAALGLAEQSDAVVLVVSEETGALSLAYESKLLYDLSPEELRAVLAGLLGLPRERTRIEQGEGV
- the folP gene encoding dihydropteroate synthase, producing the protein MKALRLASGALLPYERRPLIMGIVNTTPDSFYPGSRASGEEAVRRAVALVEEGADLLDIGAESSRPGSDYVSEEEELARLVPVVREVRRLVDVPISVDTRKARVAREALDAGADIVNDISALRDDPDLARLVAERGVPVVLMHMRGTPRTMQIDPHYDDPVEEVRRELLSFVEHALEAGVHRDQIIIDPGFGFGKRREDNLLLLKHLDVFVSTGYPVLVGVSRKSFIGLTLGREVEERLSGTLACHYHAALKGAAILRVHDVKATRDLILMKEAVEGATLPSGPAAES